GTGATGAATCTCGCACCTCCCGCCAACTACACGGTTTGTGCCGTACCTTGGTTGCCAATATGGTTGAGGGAGTTTCTCAAGGCTTTCAACGTCGTTTAGAAATTCAAGGGGTTGGCTACCGGGCACAAGTTCAAGGTCGTAACCTGGTTTTGAACATGGGCTATAGCCATCAGGTGCAAATCGCTCCACCTGACGGAATTCAGTTTGCCGTTGAAAATAATACTAACGTGATTGTCAGCGGCTATAACAAAGAAGAAGTAGGCAACACAGCAGCTAAAATTCGTGCTGTTCGTCCACCAGAGCCTTACAAAGGCAAAGGTATTCGTTATGCCGGTGAAGTGGTAAGACGTAAAGCTGGTAAGACTGGTAAGGGTGGTAAGAAGTAAAAATGAAGCTTACAGGTAGAGAATCAAAACAGCGTCGCCATAGACGCATTCGTGGCAGAGTCGATGGTTCTACAGAACGCCCACGGTTAGCCATCTTTCGC
The sequence above is a segment of the Mastigocladopsis repens PCC 10914 genome. Coding sequences within it:
- the rplF gene encoding 50S ribosomal protein L6; protein product: MSRIGKRPITIPAKVQVTIDGTKVVVKGPKGELSRDLPVNVLVSQEGETLLVNRRDESRTSRQLHGLCRTLVANMVEGVSQGFQRRLEIQGVGYRAQVQGRNLVLNMGYSHQVQIAPPDGIQFAVENNTNVIVSGYNKEEVGNTAAKIRAVRPPEPYKGKGIRYAGEVVRRKAGKTGKGGKK